From a region of the Leptospira kmetyi serovar Malaysia str. Bejo-Iso9 genome:
- a CDS encoding ABC transporter ATP-binding protein: MIKVKNLSKFYGKKLAIDRLNFELGEGEIVGLLGLNGAGKTTTIRILTGYLIASDGICEIDGINTFENPLEVKKKIGYLPETPPLYPELSVEDYLKFAARIKQVPAESIDSEISRVCERTFLTDVRKSNIETLSLGFRKRVGIAQALLGNPRIIILDEPVSGLDPKQIVEIRNLIHSLREGHTILLSSHILPEVYKTCNRFLFLHKGRMVYQRDRKQLEEEMEKLSGLEVTLSGADADSGKKFLSSFPGVDANKIQSIGEDSRGNTFLVSTSTEREFKEKLFASASSSPRLEYIRKQEVTLEQIFMNQV, encoded by the coding sequence ATGATCAAAGTCAAAAATCTATCCAAATTCTATGGCAAGAAACTCGCTATAGACCGTCTGAATTTTGAGTTGGGAGAAGGCGAGATCGTCGGACTTCTCGGTTTGAACGGGGCCGGAAAAACGACCACGATTCGAATTCTTACCGGATATCTGATCGCGTCCGACGGGATCTGCGAGATCGACGGAATCAACACTTTCGAAAATCCTCTCGAAGTAAAAAAGAAGATCGGTTATCTTCCCGAAACTCCTCCGTTATATCCCGAACTTTCCGTCGAGGATTATCTCAAGTTCGCTGCGAGAATCAAACAGGTTCCCGCCGAATCGATCGACTCGGAAATTTCGAGAGTTTGCGAAAGAACGTTTCTCACCGACGTTCGCAAAAGTAATATCGAAACTCTTTCGCTGGGATTTCGCAAAAGAGTCGGAATCGCGCAGGCTCTTCTCGGAAATCCGAGAATCATCATTCTCGACGAACCAGTTTCGGGACTCGATCCGAAACAAATCGTCGAGATCAGAAATCTCATTCACTCTTTGAGGGAAGGACATACGATTCTTTTATCGAGTCATATTCTTCCCGAAGTTTATAAAACCTGCAACCGTTTCCTATTCTTACACAAGGGGAGAATGGTTTATCAAAGAGATAGAAAACAACTCGAAGAGGAAATGGAAAAACTTTCCGGTTTGGAAGTCACTCTTTCGGGAGCCGACGCGGATTCCGGTAAAAAATTTCTTTCCTCTTTTCCCGGAGTCGATGCGAACAAGATCCAATCCATCGGAGAAGATTCGAGAGGAAACACGTTCTTGGTTTCCACTTCGACCGAACGGGAATTTAAGGAAAAACTTTTCGCGTCCGCTTCTTCTTCTCCGCGTTTGGAATACATCCGCAAACAGGAAGTCACC